A window of Hippoglossus stenolepis isolate QCI-W04-F060 chromosome 16, HSTE1.2, whole genome shotgun sequence contains these coding sequences:
- the LOC118123093 gene encoding parvalbumin beta-2 has protein sequence MAFKNILEDAKIAAALVECKDAGTFCHKKFFTTCGLAGKSAVDIKKAFNIIDQDKSCYIEEDELKLFLQNFKDSARALTDAETKAFLKAGDTDNDGKIGDDEFVVMVNA, from the exons ATGGCCTTCAAAAACATACTGGAAGATGCTAAAATCGCTGCAGCCCTGGTGGAGTGCAAAG ACGCTGGCACGTTCTGCCACAAGAAGTTCTTCACCACCTGTGGTCTGGCCGGCAAGAGCGCTGTGGACATAAAGAAGGCCTTCAACATCATCGACCAGGACAAGAGCTGTTACATTGAGGAGGATGAGctgaa gcTGTTCCTGCAGAACTTCAAGGATAGTGCACGCGCTCTCACCGACGCAGAGACCAAGGCTTTCCTGAAGGCCGGCGACACCGACAATGATGGCAAGATTGGTGATGATG AGTTCGTTGTCATGGTTAATGCATAA